The window TAATCTTTGCTTGAAGTGTTTGGGTAATGAAATAGCGCCTGTGCCATCTCAGAAATCTCAAAAGATTGACTTAAATAATGAGTACCCTTGCCCTTGTCGGCGTCGGGGTTCTTTAGTACCAATCACGCTGACCGATGCCTTTGGCTGCAATCGCTGTCAGCAGATCTTCGTGGTTGAAGAAACTGGGTATGTAATAGAGCAACTCTCTACCAGCTACCCCTACAAAAAAGCGTACCGTTGGACAGGAAATCGCTGGAGTACAGCGACTTCGAGTTTTGGGGAATATTACCTACCGATTGCAGTGGGGATGGTCTTCGTACTCCTAGTAGTCTGGCTTCCAATCGCGTTACGCGCTCCAAAAGGCCTCACCTTTGTGTTGGTGTTGCTGGCAGTGCTGATAGCGGTACTGCCATCTCTATGGCTTTGGCTAGCTCATCGGCGTTAGCAGAAGGTGATAAATGGAGACTGATGGCTTTACGCCTAACCCAACTGATGCTGTACTCCGTGCCTATCGGGCTTCTTTAGTCTTAGCAACGACTACAGGAGTAGACCGCAGTCGCGGGATTCAAGCCATGGCGAAGGCGCTCTCTAACTCCTTTGATGATATTTTGGAAGCCAACACCCTCGACTTGGAAGCTAGTCGAGAAATGGCAGTGCCAGAGATCATTTGGGAGTGGCTCAAGCTGACGCCAGAGCGGCTTCAGACGACTATCCAGATATTGCAAAGAATTGGGGAGTTATCCGATCCCATCCGGCGGGTGATGAACGCTTCGTACCAACTGGATCACTCTCAAACCTATTGCCACCTGATGCCCCTGGGAGTCATTGCTTTAATTTATGAAGCATTTCCAGAGTTGAGTGCAATCACCGCAGCCTTTTGTATCAAAACTGGCAACTGCCTGATTCTCAGAGGGGGAAGTGAAGCCAGTCAATCTAATCTGGTGATTTCCCAGGCTTTACAAACAGCCTTAGATGACGCCGGGTTGCCAGACGGATGCCTGCAACTGTTGCCCTCCGAACAAGGTGCTTCGATTCGGGATTTAGTCACCCAAGACCGCTACCTCAACTTAGTCATTCCCTATGGACGACCTACGCTGGTACAGCAAGTATTGGAGCAATCAACCGCACCAGTTTTAAGGTCGGCAATGGGCAACTGCTACCTGTACTGGTCTGCCACAGGGACGCTAGATATGGTTCGTTGGGTGATTTTAGACAGTCAGGCGAGCGAACCTGATCCCGTCAATGCGATTGAAAAGATTTTAATCAATCGTCATCAAAAACCCTCCTCCTTGG of the Allocoleopsis franciscana PCC 7113 genome contains:
- a CDS encoding glutamate-5-semialdehyde dehydrogenase, which produces METDGFTPNPTDAVLRAYRASLVLATTTGVDRSRGIQAMAKALSNSFDDILEANTLDLEASREMAVPEIIWEWLKLTPERLQTTIQILQRIGELSDPIRRVMNASYQLDHSQTYCHLMPLGVIALIYEAFPELSAITAAFCIKTGNCLILRGGSEASQSNLVISQALQTALDDAGLPDGCLQLLPSEQGASIRDLVTQDRYLNLVIPYGRPTLVQQVLEQSTAPVLRSAMGNCYLYWSATGTLDMVRWVILDSQASEPDPVNAIEKILINRHQKPSSLVMLWNSLKEKGFKLKGDAELVAEFPEQLTLAAESEWNQPYLNKTIAFKVVDNIEAAISWLNQYSSGHADCIVTESYQESRQFALGVDSASVYINSSPRFSRNPQRADAVFLGMSNQKGYRRGMISLEALTTLKQVIQGNEKY